In the Elizabethkingia bruuniana genome, TTTGGTTCTTAAATTAATCCCGGAAGTATTTTTAATACTAATTCCGGCCTTTTCCAAAGATGTTTTGTAAGAATAAAACGGAATGAAATTTGGGAAGAATATGGTATTTCCGGTATTCACTGTATATTCAGCAACTACTGTGTATGGATATGAAGGTGCCTCAGCACTCAAGAACAATATCCTATCATCGGTATACAATACAGAATTCTGACCATGACTATAATCTTTAAAATCAGATTTTGAATAAGACTTAATTTGTTTTCCGTTTTCATCTAATACAGTAACTTTTATCTGACTTGGGCGGGATACTTTATCATAAGGAATACTTACATAAGCAAGCTCTGCTCCGCTTTGGTTAAGAACTGTTATGGCTTTTGAATATTTTATTTCCATCTGGTCGATGGACTTTATTATAATGTCCTGCTGATTCTTCCTGATAACAGCATTAGCTTTCTTTTTTAATTCATCTTTTATATTACCTACAGCATATTCTTGTCCATAAAAGGCAGAAATACAAAGGATTGTAAAGGGGATAAAATAATTTTTCGGCATAAAATCAATTTCGATAAAAATAAAAAAATAAATAAATTGAATGGTTAAAATTTATCAATATCATGTGAGATAATTTTACCCCGGATTTAATGTGCTTATTTACAGAATCATTTTATAAAATTTATCTATTTTGTAATTTAAATTTTAGTGTCATATTGTCTTAGCCTAATCCATGGTATAGAAGTTGATTTAATCAATTGAAATAATTATATTTGTATTTAATCAAAATAACGAAATGGAACAAAACACTTACGAACCAAGGACAATTCAGGTAGTTCCTGAAGAGCTGAAAGCAAGTCAGGCGAAGTACATGTCGAAAGTTTATGGATGGATGTCACTGGCTTTAGTGGTAACTGGTTTAATTGCTTATTTGGTTGCAGGGAGCGAAACTCTTATTACTGCAATTATGGCTAATAAACTTCTTTTTTATGGATTAATCATTGCTGAGTTTGGGTTGGTAATCTGGTTGTCTACCAGAATTGCTAAAATGTCTACGACTACCGCAATTGCTGCATTTATGGGTTATGCCATATTAAATGGTTTAACATTATCATTAATATTCCTAATCTATACCTTCTCTTCTATTGCATTAACATTCTTTGTTACAGCTGGTACATTTGCTGTAATGAGTGTTTACGGATATGTTACCAAAACAGATTTAACAAAGATTGGTAAAATCATGATGATGCTGTTGGTAGGTATAATCATTGCTTCTTTAGTGAACCTATTCTTAAAGAGCCCAATGATTTACTGGATTACAACTTACGTAGGTGTTGCAGTTTTTGTAGGACTTATAGCTTATGACACTCAGAAAATTAAGAATTATTTCCTTGAGCTAAACGGAGATGAATCTTTAATGGGAAGAATGGCTATTATGGGAGCTTTAACACTATACTTAGACTTTATCAACCTGTTCTTATT is a window encoding:
- a CDS encoding Bax inhibitor-1/YccA family protein; translation: MEQNTYEPRTIQVVPEELKASQAKYMSKVYGWMSLALVVTGLIAYLVAGSETLITAIMANKLLFYGLIIAEFGLVIWLSTRIAKMSTTTAIAAFMGYAILNGLTLSLIFLIYTFSSIALTFFVTAGTFAVMSVYGYVTKTDLTKIGKIMMMLLVGIIIASLVNLFLKSPMIYWITTYVGVAVFVGLIAYDTQKIKNYFLELNGDESLMGRMAIMGALTLYLDFINLFLFLLRLFGGGRSND